The following nucleotide sequence is from Zea mays cultivar B73 chromosome 1, Zm-B73-REFERENCE-NAM-5.0, whole genome shotgun sequence.
GATACATCATGGTCATCAAGGTCTCCGATCCTACTGGCGAGGCATGGTTCTCTGTGTTCAACGAGCATGCAGAGAAGATCATTGGCTGCAGCGCCGACGAGCTTGATCGGATCAGGAAAGAGGTAAATTCCGCAATCTGAGTAGAGCAGTGTCTTGACATCGTTGAATCTCTGCTGTTTCTTTGTTTGCCTTATCCCTGACAGTGGGTTCACCATCGTTGCAGGAGGGGGACGACAGTTATGTTCTGAAGCTCAAGGAAGCCACCTGGGTTCCTCACCTGTTCCGCGTCAGCGTCACACAGCATGAATACAATAACGAGAAAAGGCAGAGAATCACTGTGAGGAGTGAAGCGCCGGTCGAGCACGCAGCTGAATCCAAGTACCTGCTTGAACAGATAGCGAAGCTTACTGCTTGATAGTAGAAGATGCAACCTTACTGCAAATAGCGAGGATTATTAGGACTAATTGATGGTGTCAGGTCATTGCGGCCCTAAGCTTTAGCTATGTATCAGCAGTCAGATGTATTAACCATTCCCTGCTCTAATAGTCATCTATCAGCAGTCAGATGTATTTAACCATTCCCTGCTTAATAGCTCTCTACCAGGAGTCGGAAGTTTTTAACCATTCCCTGCTCTAAGACAAGATAAATTGCTCGATCTACATCGTTGTGCCACGTATTCAGTCTTTTCCCCGACATGTATCCCGAAATTGGTAGTGTCAGTTTATCGTGGGTTCGTATTTTCGTCGGGAGGTGGGATGCTTTCAATTTATTGTTTGGATTAGAGATGGATTTTAAACATATAAATTATATAATATTTAATATAGATATGCACAAGAATACTATAAGAGATAAGAATTAAATTTTATATAATTTTCTTTTACATTATTTTCTCCTTACGATGAAAAAGTGAAAACATTCAAATCTAAATATGTATTCAGATTTTTATATCAATTATTTTAAAAAGTATAGAACGAATGAGATTCACTTTTTATGAATTTTAATAAGtccaatgctaaaaacaagaatataaatttttATATATACGAAGAAAAAAGACCAAAAAATTATCTATCTAGATTCATCCCTAGTTTACATTAATTTTAGAGAAATTTGTATTTGTACTATTAAAAAAACtacaactttagatatataccatctcTATCTTACTTACATgtggggtccacatgagtcaatgacatatgTATCTAATGATATATATTTAAAGTTATAATCTTTTAATGGTACAGATTCAATTATTCATTAATTTCTATGTAGGACAGAATAAATCTAAGAAAAAAAATTATGTTTAAATGTTGAACCATTTAGCTTTCCAAAATCTTTAATACCGAGCCGTTTCCTGACATAAAGTTGTTCCATTACAATGGACTTCGGAACCCAACACGACGTTATCTAGCGGAATAAGTTTAACAAACTCTAGCTGAAATACATATGGACGGTGGCACCACGCCCATTTCTTTTAGCTATCTCCAGCACTCCAGCAGGCCGCGTAAACAGACTGTAAATTACAGTTTTATACCGTAGATTGTATTTTTGTAGATTGAAATTTGAAATAGAGAGTGAAATAGGGAATGTAATTTAGGTCAACTCCAGCAAATATATACTCCGCATGCACCATTTCTTGCCAAGAGGAAAGAGAAGACGTAGGGAAGGGGAGTGCAAATACACGGCATGCTTTTTAAGGAGAGAGATATGGAGTCCGCTAGATTGATGAATAGTGTACTGCGCAGTGTAAAAAAGAGATGGGAAGCCGCATACAGAGGCTGCTGGAGTTGATAAGGAGTCTGATAGAAATAGCCTAATAGTCTATGTTATTCAGACTGGCACTGCAACAGCTGCGGTGAGCTTCGTTTTCTGGAACACTACAAGAAAAGAAGTGAAGTTGCAGGACTAAAATACTAAATCACGCTTACAAGTTACAAAGGATCAGAACATTATCAACAGGTTATGTTACCATAACGCCCACCAATTTAATAGGGCAAAAGTAAGCACTGCACCAGCACCACAAACACAATCTGACGACGAGACTACTCTCTGACGCTAGGCTAGAAGGCAGATCCTACAGAACGGGTCTGTCTGCTGGTGAAGGTTCACAGATTTGCGCTAGGGCTGACGACAACATATCGCAGCGGGTTATCGACCTTGCCGGCTCCGGCGTGCTCCACAAACTCCGAAGGAGCGAGTAAGGAAGCTTCCATGGCAGATGCATACAAGTCTTCTCCTTTCCTGTATTTATACAGGAACCCTGTTGCATTCTCCTCTCCACGTCCCCTGCCTAAAATGCTGTTCTGGGACTTGCTGCCGTCACGCTACTTATAGCTTCACCGGAAAAAAAGGAACAGATGATTACGAGCTGCGCTCCCGGCTCCTCAGTGATGGCTGTTCCTAAAAAACTAGGAATGAGTATAATATAGAGCTTAATGATAACCAAACAAATCCTATGAAGGGAagaatcactagaatagaaaggGTTCAATCATACGCAAACAAACAACTCACATCTACAATAACTGAACAATATAAAAGAAACCAGCCTCCATCTGTAAGAGCTAAACATTATTGAATTCTAAATCTTCCAGATTCAACGAGGCGCTTATGGCATGAAATGTCAAGTGTTTAGCTAATAACCACTAACATCAAATGCAAAACATCTCGATGTATCCCACATATACAAGTCCTTACTCCTTAACTCGTAAGATAATAGATGCAAATACTAATTAGCATTGATCTGAGCCCAAACTCCTAATTTTAAAGGCAAATATCAATCCAGTTCATTCATGTATTACACCTGTGGTGCATTGGTAAGATCCATGTTTTTGGAAGCATGTGAAGTGGATACTAAGAATACATAAACCGTGTACTTAACAAACAATAGGGGATATATACCTTTCAAGGCTGAGTTTGGCTCCTTTCCCACCGCCGACAAACTATCTTGTGATGTATTTACCTccggttctcgaatatttgtcgtccattggtttatttttaactaaaatatgacaaataaaaaaaagaaagatTATTTGTAGACCGGTACTTTGGTGGAAGCCCCTTCACCAGATGGTTGCCACTGTTATGACTTCTGCTATTCCCCAcaacagcttcatcagaacttactAATTTGACAGTGTGTGCATTCATCTCTTCTGGAATCTGCCCAGCTGCTGCTTTTGAAGTGTCGTAAGTGAGAGAGTTCCCCCTCTCAATCATTTTCTTCGTAACCTCGAGTCTCTTACACAACTAGAGTGTGCTTTCTTTTTCACGTCTCGCCTAACAACTGAATAAGATAAACGTTATCTCTTACATACACAACTAACCATGTAATCATTGTGAGCACTTCCTTCACCATGAGCATTTCCTCCTCGCCATTGGCATCGTAAATTAACTTCCAACGTCCCACCCACATCTAGATTCTTCCATACCACCACCGTCATCCTGCTACTCTCTAACTCGCTAgccaccaccgccgccgctgTACGCTAATATTTTTATCAAATATTTATTTGTAATATGATAAGTATAAAGATATATATGAAATAATGATAGAGAATTTCTTCTCATTTAGCACACAAGTTTCGTGCCTCATGCCCTCACCTCTTGCATGCACAACCAACCATATAACCATCACGAGCACTTTCTTCTCTTCACCATTGGCGTCATATATTAAACCCCAACCTCCCATCCACACCCAGATTCTTATGTACCATGTGTCTCTATAGGTAGCGAGGCAAAAACAGTTGAGGAGGAGAAGCCGATGAAGCGTGGATGAACAACCGGAGGAGAGGAGACACTCCTGATTTCGAGTTTAGTTTTGTATTGGTTGTTAGGAAAGAATTTGAGATATTAAGGTCGCATAGATCTGTTTTTCTCCCCAATGTCTTGCCTAACAACCAGATAAAATAAGCCTTATCTTTTACATGTGCAACCAACCATGTAACCACCACAAGCGCTTTCTCCTTGCTATTGCCGTCGAATATTAACTCTCAACTTCGCATGACATCGACCTTTCCCATCGGCAAGCATCTCGAACTGCTGCTGCGACTCTCCACCACCATACCGTCGCTGATGCTTAGCTGAGGGAGAGGAAGAGGAGACGCTTCATATCCCAAGTTTAGTTTTGTATTGATTATTCATAAATAATTTGTAAGATATTAAGGTCGATAATAATATAtctattatttatttttttgtAATCACAAGACATAGACATTGTACTGGTTTGTTCAAAATTAAAACTTTTGATTCTTCAAGAAACGAGAACTTATTTTGGCATGGGACGGAGGAAATATATATCACCTCACTGCTCCTATCGGCACTCCTAGGTGCCTTCTGCTGATCATTCGATACTGATGCTGACAGGACTCGAATAAAAAACTCATCTGTTGATGGAAGACAGCCCCGGACTGAATCTTAGACCTGTGGTTTGGCATGCAAGATACAGAGGGGCATGAAATTCACTCTCAGACCATCTAACCAACCAACTCAGATAGAAGCACAGCACTTTAGCGACATGACTAATGACTCAGATAACTTAGGCCTTTAGAACACAAATTTCCTAGAAATTTTATAAGAATCAGTTGATTTTCAAAGGAAATAAACAGCAAACAGAAATTCTCACATTCAAAAGAGGGCCTAAACGATGAGCTCGAGTACACCAGACATCACAGTTCATTACGATCCATTAATCGGCTCACACAATTACAGCACTATTCAAAGAATCCTTAGCTCTCTAAGCTAGCTGCTAGCACACCAATTTACAATGTGCTAATCCCCAGTTCACACGTCCCAGTAATAAATAGTCAAAAGAAGCATTAAACCTCCATTAGAAATCCCACCGGAGTCCGGACTGTATGATAATGTCTCTTTTGAGAAGAAAAATAGTAAAAATGTCTACCACATTGTGCTGTACATGAGGCGAAGCATTGCTCATCTTAAACGTTACGTCATCTTTGGAACAGCACCAACGTTACGTCTTCTTAATTTTCAGCCTTCTCTTCTTTGCCGGAGGAGCCAAACCAAGGTCTTTACAGAGGTGTTCGTCAGGCTGCAGCGTCTTAGGAACAGCACCAAACGCACAGCGAGTGACTTCCAGACCTGACAGGGCTTGGTGCAGGTAAACTGACGCATCCTCTAAGTTCTGTTTCAGTTTACGAGTTCTTAGAAAAGCAGGCAACAAAGCCCTAGAGTTTTGATGGGCCCTGGACTCCGGCACATGAGGATTTATATCAGAGGCCTCGATGAATCTTTCAGTCGCAGCGTCCCATGACAACTCGTACCTCTGCGTGTCTGTCAATGGAGCAGGCTGCTCTGATAGAGCATTCAGGGTTAGTTGTACAAACTCGTCTTCATTGTCATAGACACGGCAGTTGGGGAACTGCTTGAAGAACTCATTTGACGGGTGATTGGCACATATAACTATCTTTCCCATTGCCAGGGCTTCAGCGGTGGTCGTACAGACCACATCTGTGGTGCTGGGATTGATGAATACTTTATACCTGTTGGAGAATCAGTGTTTCAAACTTTCAGTCTAGCACAAACAGTTGGTGTATCCCAGTGGCGTATCTAGGATTGAAAACCTATGGGGCCAAGCAAGTTGATTGTAGTATATAATTGTAATTTTAATAAGGGCCTAAACATGTTCTGACAAAAAGTTGTGGAGCCATGTGCCCGCACAgcaataggctagatctgccactGGTGTATCCTATGTACACCCATAGTCACAAGAAACGGGTACAGTGGTAGCGACCCTCAACCGGAAACGTCCTCGAATGCAGGGACATTTTCGTTCCCACCATGTAAAAACCACTCACAAGTAGCGTACCATGTTTCTCAACACCGTTCCTCGACCCTGTTGATCCGGAAACTTTGTGACTATGGGTACACCAGAAATGTTAAATCTTATCTTATTATGAAACTACCAGGTCATCTAACATTACCACTCATTCCCTAATCTTATTTACATAACTTTGTCTAACCTGTGTTTCAGTTCATTAAGATCACAAAACCTACACATTTATCTAATAATATTGCAAAAAAACTGTCTTGACTGTTGACAATGGAAGTACCAATTTTGCATTCAAACTCTCTAAAGGAATGTGTTAGGCATGTTACACAGGTACAAATGTGTCTAACAGAATAAGACGGAGTGAGTATAGTAAATAAGAAACTTACTCGTGGAACAAGGGATCTGCATGATCACGACCAGGATGAACATTGACAGACAAACTTAAACGTTTGGCAGATTCACAGACCTCATCAgaatcttctccgctgccatataAATCCACTTCAAGACCAACCAACTTGCTCTGATATTTGGACAGCAGATCAAGAAGCTCCCTGTATCCCTTACTCCATACCATCTTCCCGATGTAGTATGCCCCCTTTGTGAAGGCTTTCTCCCCATTCTGCAGCTGCCTCAACTTTAGCTTGCCTACCTCAAGAAATTTTGGATTAACACCATGGACATTGCATATAACAGACCTGGGCAGATTTTGGGTGGCACCTGACAATCTGATAATCTGCATTAAGATCAGAAAAAACAGTACATGTCTCAATGAATCAGGGCAGGATGATAACAACTGGGTGCTCAATTTTTCAAATTCAACAATTTATGCAGGAGAAGAAAAACGAGCAAATGCACAATATTGTCATCAAACCACAATATTGTAGATTGTTAACTTATGTCAAGAAAGAATTGTCATCATAGACATAATGTTTACCAGAAAATTTTCATCGAAACAAATgattcagtgtagatatgcaTAGTAGATTACCTTGTGGCAATAGATTCGAGTTACCCAAGTGTTAGCATACTTTAGGAAACAAGCAATAACTTGACCATTCTTTTCTCTCCTTACATATGCTAGATAATTTGTATGGACAATTCCTATAACTCGACGGAACTTATTTTTCCATCTTCGCCCATGGTGGTACCAATTTAGATGCTCGGGCTCTTCCAATACAGCAACGTCAGCAACTTCATCTGGAATGCATTCTGTAATATCCCCAACAGGGAGGATGCTTCTCATTTCTTTAGAAAACTGCATCATCAAAAAGGAATCAGGTTAACATAAGTAGCAGTGAGTGCAAAAAATGAGATGCAAAGATATGAGCATTGTTGGATGGAGCTAACAGAAACAAGGCCTGCATGCATCAGACACTGAACAAAGTTCTGCTGTAAGGGCTTGTTTGCTTTGTGACCTGGTAGACATGCCGTTGGGAAAGGTGTGACGTGTGGGCATACCCGTGcttctccatacccaaatccaagTAGCTAACCTCCGGAGTCAAACAAATGAACTTGAACATATAAAAACAGAGCAAATGCTTGTGGATCTACTCACTAAAGGGCTTGGGCTTCCATCTAGCATGTTCAGAAAACACGTAGCCGACATGGGTTTAATGGAGCACCTACGATTCTAGATTAAGTGGTCATCAATACAACCATCTCCATCAAGAGACAAGAATAGGTTCTCTATTTTGAGAGAGAAAGATATACTATAGTCATTGAGTTCAGTAGCGTATGACTGGCTGCTGTAACTCCTTGATCTTGGTGTACTAATCTATCGAGAAGTGGGAATTGTAAGTTAATAAATTAAGCAGTTAAAAAATTAAGTTTTAACTATAAGCAAATAAGTATGAGATCAAGGGAGAGAATGTTAGATTGATCTTATTCGGCTCCGTCAAGTGACCGAGCTGGACTCACCTCCCACGGCCTAATCAGGGGCACAATAACCTTATGAATGTGGACCCTTTTCACATCGCGTACAATAAAAAAAAGGAGAGGACCGTCAAGCGGACCAATGTTTGTTGCACCCTCTCTCAAACACGCATACCTAAAATCCGATCTATCTCTACGCGATTAGTGAAGGGAAGACCTTCGCCATCACCCTCGTTGTCCCCGACGCCGACTTTCACCAGTTCACCACCTTAATGGCATCTACTCCCAATACTGAAGGTATAACGTCCATGTTCTAAAGCATCTAGTAACTTGGGTTAGGAGCAAGGTCTCTATAGTCTAACAAACGCACCTAGGCCAGGCAGCACCCCAGGCCATCGATTTCCAGTACCTGGAGATGGATCGACATGTTTGGGCGAGCACCACAAGGCCAGGTCGCGATTAAGTTAGCTACAGGAAAGAAGCAGAACTCATCAAAGAAACTGAATGAAGCGCTAGATGACCCTAAGGCTCACATCACATTGGATGAAACGATCAGTTTGAAACAAACCCCATTCAGGTCTTACTGGAGCAAAAAGAAATGCAAAGTGGAACAGAAGAGTACACAAGACAATTCAAGTCACTAATTTGCGTTCATATCCTCTCGGTTTGACATAGAAATTACAAGGTGCCGAAGTACTATACCTTTCCTGGGTAGAATTTGATGCTGAAGGATGGCCTAAAGTCAATCCTCTCCTCGATCCAGTGGCGAACATAGCTCTCTTGCTCGGAAGGCGAGTCAAATACAATATTGTTAGGGTAAACCAACTCTTGGTCCCTTAGACAAAGCCAAGGGATCACCAGTGTGACATCCTTATCACCATCCTTTGCCAGATAAGCAGCCCGGAACAAAGGGTTGATGGATGTTCCTGTCATCCATGGGAGGCTTGCGGTGGTGAATATCGCAAAATGCCTCTTCATAGACATAACGTCTTTGTCAGGGAGGGCAACGGATCACCACTCACGTGCCACCCAAATTCGTTCTCCTAGCACATTATCGTCTGCAAATCACAGACCAATGAATCAAGCAAGCGCAGAATGAGTATAGCAGCTGAGCAAATATATTTCCTTCCTACCAAGCTATAGCCTATCGTAAGCGGGTTTGCAGCGGACAAAGATATCAGCTGTATAAAACCGAGATGGACGGAGCATTCTGGCCGCAGACTAATTAGCGACTGACCATGTGCGGGAGTCCATCCTACGCCGAGAATTAGGGGAAACACAAGGAGGTTCGAGGGCTTACCAATAAGCCTAAATCCGGTGTAGGAGGAAGCGGAGCGGTAAGAGGCCGGACCACGGGGCGGTCGAGGACAAGTTCTGGAAGGGTCCGCGAGAGGCTTCAGTGGGACTGTGGGAGGCGACGCCGCCGGTGGAACGGCAGATAGAGGACGGTGGCGGCAAGGGTGAGAGGGGAAAGGGCAGTCTGTGTCGCGGTAGGTTGATCTGGGCCACACCGCAGCGTTTGGACGGATGGGAATGGACGGCAAAGACGGGCGCGGTTTTTTTATTACGAaggtcggattgcacccggaatcgttccagctaattaaagtttatataaattagagaagcaatccggctaggaatcgttccgatccaccaatccggcacaaacgaacaaggcagaAAGATGATGGCCATCCGaggcggtaaggggtaggctgccattccgtgttctgtcattcccattccccactccccgcaaagctcattcccattcGCGTCTgccactgtctttctcattcccccctccccgcaaatcTCATTCTCATTCCCGCGTGCATCTCACgcttagctaaaattaaattaaaaaaacacaaatgtgaACGAACAAGGCAGAAAGATGATGGCCATCCGaggcggtaaggggtaggctgccattccgtgttctgtcattcccattccccactccccgcaaagctcattcccattcGCGTCTgccactgtctttctcattccctccTCCCCGCAAATCTCATTCTCATTCCCGCGTGCAtctcacgcctagctaaaattaaattaaaaaaacacaaatgtgaCCACAATGGGATTTGAACTtgtgacctctcaagcaaatatgttcgtagctaccactacaccacatgtgtgtttatgtcaatatctgttacagtaaaaatatctactacatctctcccaaagcctACCTGCTActtttgcacaatgtgtagtagtagataattatcaacgagattcctgaattatatttttggatggagggagtagtatttaaagaagagccttgcatgcaatttctttttgtttgaataatgttttcaacttaaattcttttttatatgtgtgacatttattctccgtaatattttttccatggatctgacttgtgagtcattttcataaaccaacgctaaagataaatccatgtttcttacttggaaaccccgaacaaacaccactggtaggaggcgctcgcgttggcgtcgctcatcgacgacgagaagaagcttggcgactgccagttcgacctctggaagcagtactacgtggCCACATGCAtcgctgtgttcggcaagctccgtcgcagccgccgcttggacgcggtctagagcggctgcaccgcgctgtccatctcaaatagggggacctcatggtcgtcaccaacgccggcgactcttgggttgttctgggcaccacaTCCGACAACGACATCGtcacaccgtccagctcatcatcacttgaagctcaacctgccacataagtcactactgaccggccataaATTCTTG
It contains:
- the LOC100382823 gene encoding Digalactosyldiacylglycerol synthase 2, chloroplastic, whose amino-acid sequence is MSMKRHFAIFTTASLPWMTGTSINPLFRAAYLAKDGDKDVTLVIPWLCLRDQELVYPNNIVFDSPSEQESYVRHWIEERIDFRPSFSIKFYPGKFSKEMRSILPVGDITECIPDEVADVAVLEEPEHLNWYHHGRRWKNKFRRVIGIVHTNYLAYVRREKNGQVIACFLKYANTWVTRIYCHKIIRLSGATQNLPRSVICNVHGVNPKFLEVGKLKLRQLQNGEKAFTKGAYYIGKMVWSKGYRELLDLLSKYQSKLVGLEVDLYGSGEDSDEVCESAKRLSLSVNVHPGRDHADPLFHEYKVFINPSTTDVVCTTTAEALAMGKIVICANHPSNEFFKQFPNCRVYDNEDEFVQLTLNALSEQPAPLTDTQRYELSWDAATERFIEASDINPHVPESRAHQNSRALLPAFLRTRKLKQNLEDASVYLHQALSGLEVTRCAFGAVPKTLQPDEHLCKDLGLAPPAKKRRLKIKKT